The following proteins are encoded in a genomic region of Streptomyces sp. SLBN-31:
- a CDS encoding lipase maturation factor family protein translates to MDWFTAPEYWTSRLVFQRALAGVYLVAFLSAALQFRPLIGERGMLPVPRFTARVPFRRAPSLFRLHYSDRFFAACAWTGCAVAAALAAGLDSRLPLWGGMLLWLVPWLLYLSIVNVGQTWYAFGWESLLLEVGFLAVFLGNDEVAPPIVVLFLLRWVLFRVEFGAGLIKMRGDACWRKLTCLDFHHETQPMPGPLSWFFHRLPAPAHRVEVAANHVTQLVVPVLLFAPQPVATAAASLMIVTQLWLVLSGNFSWLNWITIVLAASALALPSDAPASVPAAPLWYEVLVSAIAVLLVALSYRPVANMVSRRQIMNRSFDPLHLVNTYGAFGSVSRVRYEVVIEGTADAAPREDSDWREYEFKGKPGDPRRWPRQFAPYHLRLDWLMWFAALSPAYADPWFGGLVERLLENDRDTLRLLRRSPFPPDEPPRFVRARLFRYRYTSWRELRETGACWERTYVRQYLPPTRLAGVAQRS, encoded by the coding sequence GTGGACTGGTTCACCGCACCCGAGTACTGGACGAGCCGGCTGGTCTTCCAGCGGGCTCTGGCCGGCGTGTACCTCGTGGCGTTTCTCTCGGCGGCCCTGCAGTTTCGGCCGCTCATCGGCGAGAGGGGCATGCTGCCGGTCCCCCGCTTCACCGCCCGGGTGCCCTTCCGGCGTGCCCCCAGCCTCTTCCGACTCCACTACTCCGACCGGTTCTTCGCGGCCTGCGCCTGGACGGGCTGCGCGGTCGCCGCCGCGCTGGCCGCGGGCCTCGACTCCCGACTCCCCTTGTGGGGAGGGATGTTGCTGTGGCTGGTGCCCTGGCTGCTCTACCTGTCGATCGTCAACGTCGGCCAGACCTGGTACGCGTTCGGCTGGGAGTCGCTGCTCCTGGAGGTCGGCTTCCTCGCCGTCTTCCTCGGCAACGACGAGGTGGCCCCACCGATCGTCGTGCTCTTCCTGCTGCGCTGGGTCCTCTTCCGCGTCGAGTTCGGCGCGGGACTGATCAAGATGCGCGGGGACGCGTGCTGGCGAAAGCTGACCTGCCTCGACTTCCACCACGAGACGCAGCCGATGCCGGGCCCGCTCAGCTGGTTCTTCCACCGTCTGCCGGCGCCCGCGCACCGGGTCGAGGTGGCCGCGAACCACGTCACCCAGCTCGTCGTGCCCGTCCTGCTGTTCGCCCCCCAGCCGGTCGCGACGGCCGCCGCGTCCCTGATGATCGTCACCCAGCTCTGGCTGGTGCTGTCGGGCAACTTCTCCTGGCTGAACTGGATCACCATCGTGCTGGCGGCGTCCGCGCTCGCGCTCCCGTCCGACGCCCCGGCGTCCGTGCCGGCCGCACCGCTCTGGTACGAGGTCCTGGTGTCGGCGATCGCCGTCCTGCTCGTCGCGCTCAGCTACCGTCCGGTCGCCAACATGGTCTCCCGCCGCCAGATCATGAACCGCTCCTTCGACCCGCTGCATCTGGTGAACACCTACGGGGCGTTCGGCAGCGTCAGCCGGGTCAGGTACGAGGTGGTGATCGAGGGCACCGCCGACGCCGCGCCCCGCGAGGACTCCGACTGGCGGGAGTACGAGTTCAAGGGCAAGCCGGGCGATCCCCGGCGCTGGCCGCGCCAGTTCGCGCCGTACCACCTCCGCCTGGACTGGCTGATGTGGTTCGCGGCGCTCTCCCCCGCCTATGCCGACCCCTGGTTCGGCGGGCTGGTGGAACGGCTGCTGGAGAACGACCGCGACACACTGCGGCTGCTGCGCCGCTCCCCGTTCCCGCCGGACGAGCCGCCGCGCTTCGTACGGGCCCGGCTGTTCCGCTACCGGTACACGAGCTGGCGCGAGCTGCGGGAGACGGGCGCGTGCTGGGAACGGACGTACGTCCGCCAGTACTTGCCGCCGACGCGGTTGGCGGGGGTGGCGCAGCGCTCCTGA
- a CDS encoding L-rhamnose mutarotase: MRVALHTKVRADRVTEYEAAHREVPEELTAAIRAAGATSWTIWRSGTDLFHLLECEDYARLIAELEQLPVNVAWQARMAELLDVVHDYSDEGADAGLPVVWELP, translated from the coding sequence ATGAGAGTCGCCCTGCACACCAAGGTCCGCGCGGACCGCGTCACGGAGTACGAGGCCGCCCACCGCGAGGTCCCCGAGGAGCTCACGGCCGCCATCCGCGCGGCGGGCGCCACGTCCTGGACCATCTGGCGCAGCGGCACCGATCTCTTCCATCTGCTGGAGTGCGAGGACTACGCCCGCCTCATCGCGGAGCTGGAGCAGCTGCCGGTCAACGTCGCGTGGCAGGCCCGTATGGCGGAGTTGCTGGACGTGGTGCACGACTACTCCGACGAGGGCGCGGACGCGGGCCTGCCCGTGGTCTGGGAGCTGCCATGA
- a CDS encoding amidohydrolase, which yields MTVDAHHHVWDLSVRDQDWIPHHSPIRRNFTVADLAPEARAAGVDRTVLVQTVTVAEETPEFLALADAHDLVAGVVGWTDLTRPDIADELARLRALPGGAHLKGIRHQVQGEPDPGWLLRPDVLRGLTSVAEAGLAYDLVVLPRQLPACAKAAAYLPQLTFVLDHLGKPPIASGAVDPWATDLRNLAALPNTVAKLSGLVTEADPATWTPDDLRPYAETALEAFGPDRLMFGSDWPVCTLAATYGETVETAQRLIAGLSESERTRILKDTATRVYRL from the coding sequence ATGACGGTCGACGCCCACCACCACGTGTGGGACCTGTCGGTCCGCGACCAGGACTGGATTCCCCACCACAGTCCGATACGACGGAACTTCACGGTCGCCGACCTCGCACCCGAGGCCCGCGCGGCCGGCGTCGACCGTACCGTCCTGGTCCAGACGGTCACCGTGGCCGAGGAGACCCCGGAGTTCCTGGCCCTGGCCGACGCACACGACCTCGTCGCCGGCGTCGTCGGCTGGACCGACCTCACCCGCCCCGACATCGCCGACGAACTCGCCCGTCTGCGCGCCCTCCCCGGTGGCGCACACCTCAAGGGCATCCGCCACCAGGTCCAGGGCGAGCCGGACCCCGGTTGGCTGCTGCGCCCCGACGTACTGCGCGGCCTGACCTCGGTCGCCGAGGCCGGCCTGGCCTATGACCTGGTGGTGCTGCCCCGGCAGCTCCCGGCCTGCGCGAAGGCGGCCGCGTACCTCCCCCAACTCACCTTCGTCCTTGACCACTTGGGCAAGCCGCCCATCGCCTCCGGTGCCGTCGACCCCTGGGCGACGGACCTGCGGAACCTGGCCGCCCTCCCCAACACGGTCGCCAAGCTCTCCGGGCTGGTCACCGAGGCCGACCCCGCCACCTGGACGCCCGACGACCTCCGTCCGTACGCCGAAACGGCCCTGGAGGCCTTCGGCCCCGACCGCCTGATGTTCGGCTCGGACTGGCCCGTGTGCACCCTCGCCGCGACCTACGGCGAAACCGTGGAAACGGCGCAGCGCCTGATCGCCGGCCTCAGCGAGTCCGAGCGGACGCGGATCCTGAAGGACACGGCGACCCGCGTCTACCGGCTATGA